A part of Asterias rubens chromosome 14, eAstRub1.3, whole genome shotgun sequence genomic DNA contains:
- the LOC117299328 gene encoding uncharacterized protein LOC117299328, with protein MDEDKELNITLLRYDYAIDCESPEHNVYNYAAQTAVVYVVGFPLALLILLWYSKRKTTNGEDQASVSSQGSDQVLPGTSNDGIEDTEAPVSSQNSGQVLLVVTHDRTDDFNNLVTESDATVFHDTSEPDAKISWQSFLCENYKAEFWYWEIIELTRKILQTLFILLFGPEDHFTLFMSVFLSVFFLLIHAYLKPMKDAAEQRLQMCSLGIIFINMLAASLLIMPNDDGPIVDDRKGILSTALVLLNLSIIVFVAISSVWTGIKTLSRHGCFACIRNSSVQMYRWCRRRYKREQDGYLDDQHFSLFDEQDEQTNEGQDASSVVPVTY; from the exons ATGGATGAGGATAAAGAACTCAACATCACCTTGCTGAGGTATGATTACGCAATAGACTGTGAGAGCCCAGAACACAATGTTTACAACTATGCCGCCCAAACAGCTGTGGTGTACGTTGTGGGTTTCCCGCTCGCATTGCTCATTCTTCTGTGGTATAGCAAAAGAAAGACCACCAATGGAGAAGATCAAGCATCCGTTTCGAGTCAGGGTTCAGATCAAGTGTTGCCCGGTACCTCCAATGATGGGATAGAGGATACAGAAGCACCCGTGTCGAGTCAGAATTCGGGTCAAGTACTGCTTGTTGTCACCCATGATAGGACAGATGACTTTAATAACCTTGTCACAGAGTCAGATGCGACTGTATTTCATGACACCTCAGAGCCAGATGCAAAAATTAGCTGGCAGAGTTTTCTGTGTGAAAACTACAAAGCCGAGTTCTGGTACTGGGAGATCATTGAACTTACCCGTAAGATCCTGCAGACGCTCTTCATACTGCTGTTCGGACCCGAGGACCACTTCACGCTCTTCATGTCTGTCTTCTTGTCTGTCTTCTTTCTGCTCATCCACGCCTACCTGAAACCAATGAAGGATGCAGCTGAACAGCGGCTTCAGATGTGCTCGCTTGGTATCATCTTCATAAACATGCTGGCGGCGTCCTTGCTCATCATGCCAAATGACGATGGGCCAATTGTAGATGATAGAAAGGGAATTCTTTCAACTGCGTTAGTTCTTCTTAATCTCAGCATTATTGTTTTCGTTGCAA TAAGCTCCGTCTGGACTGGCATCAAGACACTTTCGAGACATGGATGCTTTGCTTGTATAAGAAATTCATCGGTGCAGATGTATAGATGGTGCCGAAGACGCTACAAGAGAGAGCAAGATGGCTATCTGGACGACCAACACTTTTCACTTTTTGACGAACAGGATGAGCAGACCAATGAAGGCCAAGACGCTTCATCAGTGGTTCCAGTGACTTATTAA
- the LOC117299119 gene encoding uncharacterized protein LOC117299119, whose product MNELTKFPKELLRTQNQLVHLYLQRNHITALDETMFKGLHSLASLYIYQNPIMQMADFQFFETTLELLLMFQCDLSEVGMRPFATKGDTIKQILMHGNPIERISNTVWRDLRHDCYVSVDKSLQEAPQTNRTDITVELVGDDFIRPFDMQYLGNSDFSSSGFVCQQIATFERKCRPCHQGTFGSQSGCSPCPPGGFYQSKTGQYSNGDLNCETCNKGTYVSPEASPGTRATDCKVCPTGTDKSTAAGFRACPCVDNYYRTDRFGECHQCPHEGINCSGEYQHLRPGYWWTWNWSSQEDRISQENHDSYMNFVSNIGIMNDSYGRSTQRFSGKLPKVHKCPRDDVCPNGGFGIDSTCSEGYKGWMCSECANKYYSWLGHCLECPEWPLFAVEVFCILLVVCLVVCFFVWDAYRRHRRNERNIVSVFLARGKIVVGFCQVMGEIFSALDDIPWPKNLQTLGSVFKTMEVSIVGWLISPRCFIPDFTYHNIYIEFLVGFSFIIFVVLVAFVTMYSENIT is encoded by the exons ATACATCTATCAAAATCCGATAATGCAGATGGCAGACTTTCAGTTTTTTGAGACAACCCTAGAACTTCT TCTTATGTTTCAGTGTGATTTATCAGAAGTTGGAATGAGACCGTTTGCTACGAAAGGAGACACCATCAAGCAAAT ATTGATGCACGGAAATCCAATTGAACGTATTTCCAACACCGTATGGCGTGATTTGAGACATGACTGTTACGT atCTGTTGATAAAAGTCTTCAAGAAGCACCACAAACGAATCGGACAGACATTACTGT TGAATTAGTCGGAGACGACTTTATACGTCCATTCGACATGCAGTATTTAGGAAACAGTGACTTTTCATCATCGGGTTTTGTGTGCCAACAAATTGCAACATTCGAGCGTAAATGCAGGCCTTGTCATCAGGGAACTTTCGGATCGCAGTCAGGCTGTAGTCCATGTCCGCCAG GTGGGTTTTACCAAAGCAAAACTGGTCAGTATTCGAATGGCGATTTGAACTGTGAAACATGCAATAAAGGAACTTACGTCTCGCCTGAAGCTTCACCTGGCACGAGAGCTACCGATTGCAAGGTGTGTCCAACAGGGACAGATAAAAGTACCGCTGCAGGGTTCCGGGCTTGTCCATGTGTGGACAACTATTACCGCACTGACCGGTTTGGCGAATGTCATCAGTGTCCCCACGAAGGGATCAACTGCTCCGGGGAATATCAACATCTTCGTCCGGGCTACTGGTGGACGTGGAACTGGAGCTCACAAGAAGACCGTATCTCGCAGGAAAACCACGATTCGTATATGAATTTTGTCAGCAATATAGGCATTATGAACGACTCGTATGGCAGAAGCACGCAGAGATTTAGCGGGAAGTTACCAAAGGTACACAAATGTCCACGCGACGACGTGTGTCCAAATGGTGGATTTGGTATCGACTCAACTTGCAGTGAAGGTTACAAGGGCTGGATGTGTTCCGAATGTGCAAACAAGTATTACTCTTGGCTTGGTCATTGTTTGGAATGTCCAGAGTGGCCGTTATTTGCTGTAGAAGTCTTCTGCATCTTGCTTGTTGTCTGCCTCGTAGTCTGTTTCTTTGTGTGGGATGCATATAGAAGGCATCGTCGGAATGAACGAAATATCGTGAGCGTCTTCTTAGCACGCGGGAAAATCGTAGTTGGTTTTTGCCAGGTCATGGGGGAAATATTCTCCGCTCTAGATGACATTCCTTGGCCAAAGAATTTGCAGACATTAGGATCAGTCTTTAAGACAATGGAGGTTAGCATAGTTGGTTGGTTGATTAGTCCTCGATGCTTTATTCCGGATTTCACCTACCACAATATTTACATTGAATTCTTGGTCGGTTTCAGCTTCATCATATTTGTTGTTCTGGTTGCTTTTGTTACTATGTATTCAGAAAATATTACATAA